The Tenrec ecaudatus isolate mTenEca1 unplaced genomic scaffold, mTenEca1.hap1 Scaffold_57, whole genome shotgun sequence genome includes a window with the following:
- the LOC142436750 gene encoding thyrotropin-releasing hormone-degrading ectoenzyme-like: MALDGERGEQEEEKEKKKKKKKRRKKKRAEEGAAESRSPSQATMGEAAAAAPRPGGRGPSDPWADSVGVRPRTTERHITVHKRLVLAFAVSLVALLAVTMLAVLLSLRFDECGAPGADGGPAGSPARDRNASLPGAAPRNHPAGEGSAPSEAAGQATPATPSARPPSEEEREPRRPWTQLRLSGHLKPLHYNLMLTAFMENFTFAGEVNVEIACRNATRYVVLHASRVAVEKVQVAEDRVAGAVPVAGFFLYPQTQVLVVVLNRTLDAQRNYNLKIVYNALIVNELLGFFRSSYVLHGERRCGCMQDPTPSEEDPGTTPSI; the protein is encoded by the coding sequence ATGGCCCTGGACGGCGAGcggggggagcaggaggaggagaaggaaaagaagaagaagaaaaagaagaggaggaagaagaagagggcagaggagggggccGCGGAGAGCCGCTCACCCTCGCAGGCCACCATGGGggaggccgccgccgccgcgccccgGCCGGGCGGCAGGGGGCCCTCGGACCCGTGGGCGGACTCGGTGGGCGTGCGACCCCGCACCACGGAGCGCCACATCACGGTGCACAAACGGCTTGTGCTGGCCTTCGCCGTGTCCCTCGTGGCGCTGCTCGCCGTCACCATGCTCGCCGTGCTGCTCAGCTTGCGGTTCGACGAGTGCGGCGCGCCCGGCGCCGACGGCGGCCCCGCGGGCTCCCCCGCGCGTGACCGCAACGCCAGCCTCCCGGGAGCCGCCCCGCGCAACCACCCCGCGGGCGAGGGCTCGGCGCCGTCCGAAGCGGCCGGCCAGGCGACGCCGGCGACCCCGTCCGCCCGGCCACCATCGGAGGAGGAGCGCGAGCCGCGGCGCCCCTGGACCCAGTTGCGCTTGTCGGGCCACCTCAAGCCGCTGCACTACAATCTGATGCTCACCGCCTTCATGGAGAACTTCACCTTCGCCGGCGAGGTGAACGTGGAGATAGCGTGCCGGAACGCCACCCGCTACGTCGTGCTGCACGCCTCCCGGGTGGCCGTCGAGAAGGTGCAGGTGGCCGAGGACCGCGTGGCTGGGGCCGTGCCCGTGGCCGGCTTTTTCCTCTACCCACAGACCCAGGTCTTGGTGGTGGTGCTGAACCGGACCTTGGACGCCCAGAGGAATTACAACCTGAAGATCGTCTACAATGCCCTCATTGTAAACGAGCTCCTGGGCTTCTTCCGCAGCTCCTACGTGCTCCACGGGGAGAGAAG